A single window of Macaca mulatta isolate MMU2019108-1 chromosome 17, T2T-MMU8v2.0, whole genome shotgun sequence DNA harbors:
- the SLITRK5 gene encoding SLIT and NTRK-like protein 5, whose protein sequence is MHTCCPPVTLEQDLHRKMHSWMLQTLAFAVTSLVLSCAETIDYYGEICDNACPCEEKDGILTVSCENRGIISLSEISPPRFPIYHLLLSGNLLNRLYPNEFVNYTGASILHLGSNVIQDIETGAFHGLRGLRRLHLNNNKLELLRDDTFLGLENLEYLQVDYNYISVIEPNAFGKLHLLQVLILNDNLLSSLPNNLFRFVPLTHLDLRGNRLKLLPYVGLLQHMDKVVELQLEENPWNCSCELISLKDWLDSISYSALVGDVVCETPFRLHGRDLDEVSKQELCPRRLISDYEMRPQTPLSTTGYLHTTPASVNSVATSSSAVYKPPLKPPKGTRQPNKPRVRPTSRQPSKDLGYSNYGPSIAYQTKSPVPLECPTACTCNLQISDLGLNVNCQERKIESIAELQPKPYNPKKMYLTENYIAVVRRTDFLEATGLDLLHLGNNRISMIQDRAFGDLTNLRRLYLNGNRIERLSPELFYGLQSLQYLFLQYNLIREIQSGTFDPVPNLQLLFLNNNLLQAMPSGVFSGLTLLRLNLRSNHFTSLPVSGVLDQLKSLIQIDLHDNPWDCTCDIVGMKLWVEQLKVGVLVDEVICKAPKKFAETDMRSIKSELLCPDYSDVVVSTPTPSSIQVPARTSAVTPAVRLNSTGAPAGLGAGGGASSVPLSVLILSLLLVFIMSVFVAAGLFVLVMKRRKKNQSDHTSTNNSDVSSFNMQYSVYGGGGGAGGHPHAHVHHRGPALPKVKTPAGHVYEYIPHPLGHMCKNPIYRSREGNSVEDYKDLHELKVTYSSNHHLQQQQQPPPPPQQPQQQPPPQLQLQPGEEERRESHHLRSPAYSVSTIEPREDLLSPVQDADRFYRGILEPDKHCSTTPAGNSLPEYPKFPCSPAAYTFSPNYDLRRPHQYLHPGAGDSRLREPVLYSPPSAVFVEPNRNEYLELKAKLNVEPDYLEVLEKQTTFSQF, encoded by the coding sequence ATGCACACTTGCTGCCCCCCAGTAACTTTGGAACAGGACCTTCACAGAAAAATGCATAGCTGGATGCTGCAGACTCTAGCGTTTGCTGTAACATCTCTCGTCCTTTCCTGTGCAGAAACCATCGATTATTATGGGGAAATCTGTGACAATGCATGTCCTTGTGAGGAAAAGGACGGCATTTTAACTGTGAGCTGTGAAAACCGCGGGATCATCAGTCTCTCTGAAATTAGCCCTCCCCGTTTCCCAATCTACCACCTCTTGTTGTCCGGAAACCTTTTGAACCGTCTCTATCCCAATGAGTTTGTCAATTACACTGGGGCTTCAATTTTGCATCTGGGTAGCAATGTTATCCAGGACATTGAGACCGGGGCTTTCCATGGGCTACGGGGTTTGAGGAGATTGCATCTGAACAATAATAAACTGGAACTTCTGCGAGATGATACCTTCCTTGGCTTGGAGAACCTGGAGTACCTACAGGTCGATTACAATTACATCAGCGTCATTGAACCCAATGCTTTTGGGAAACTGCATTTGTTGCAGGTGCTTATCCTCAATGACAATCTTTTGTCCAGTTTACCCAACAATCTTTTCCGTTTTGTGCCCTTAACGCACTTGGACCTCCGGGGGAACAGGCTGAAACTTCTGCCCTACGTGGGGCTCTTACAGCACATGGATAAAGTTGTGGAGCTACAGCTGGAGGAAAACCCTTGGAATTGTTCTTGTGAGCTGATCTCTCTAAAGGATTGGTTGGACAGCATCTCCTACTCAGCCCTGGTGGGGGATGTGGTTTGTGAGACCCCCTTCCGCTTACACGGCAGGGACTTGGATGAAGTATCCAAGCAGGAACTGTGCCCAAGGAGACTTATTTCTGACTACGAGATGAGGCCGCAGACGCCTTTGAGCACCACGGGGTATTTACACACCACCCCGGCCTCAGTGAATTCTGTGGCCACTTCTTCCTCTGCTGTTTACAAACCCCCTTTGAAGCCCCCTAAGGGGACCCGCCAACCCAACAAGCCCAGGGTGCGCCCCACCTCTCGGCAGCCCTCCAAGGACTTGGGCTACAGCAACTATGGCCCCAGCATCGCCTATCAGACCAAATCCCCGGTGCCTTTGGAGTGTCCCACCGCGTGCACTTGCAACCTGCAGATCTCTGATCTGGGCCTCAACGTAAACTGCCAGGAGCGAAAGATCGAGAGCATCGCTGAACTGCAGCCCAAGCCCTACAACCCCAAGAAAATGTATCTGACAGAGAACTATATCGCTGTCGTGCGCAGGACAGACTTCCTGGAGGCCACGGGGCTGGACCTCCTGCACCTGGGGAACAACCGCATCTCGATGATACAGGACCGCGCTTTCGGGGATCTCACCAACCTGAGGCGCCTGTACCTGAATGGCAATAGGATCGAGAGGCTAAGCCCGGAGTTATTCTATGGCCTGCAGAGCCTGCAGTATCTCTTCCTCCAGTACAATCTCATTCGCGAGATTCAGTCTGGAACTTTTGACCCGGTCCCAAACCTCCAGCTGCTATTCTTGAATAACAACCTCCTGCAGGCCATGCCCTCGGGCGTCTTCTCTGGCCTGACCCTCCTCAGGCTAAACCTGAGGAGTAATCACTTCACCTCCTTGCCGGTGAGTGGAGTTTTGGACCAGCTGAAGTCACTCATCCAAATCGACCTCCACGACAACCCTTGGGATTGTACCTGCGACATTGTGGGCATGAAGTTGTGGGTGGAGCAGCTCAAAGTGGGCGTCCTAGTGGACGAGGTGATCTGTAAGGCGCCCAAGAAATTCGCTGAGACAGACATGCGCTCCATTAAGTCGGAGCTGCTGTGCCCTGACTATTCAGATGTAGTGGTTTCCACGCCCACACCCTCCTCCATCCAGGTCCCTGCGAGGACCAGCGCGGTGACTCCTGCGGTCCGGTTGAACAGCACCGGGGCCCCCGCGGGCTTGGGCGCAGGCGGAGGGGCGTCGTCGGTGCCCTTGTCTGTGTTaatcctcagcctcctgctggTTTTCATCATGTCAGTCTTCGTGGCCGCTGGGCTCTTCGTGCTGGTCATGAAGCGCAGGAAGAAGAACCAGAGCGACCACACCAGCACCAACAACTCCGACGTGAGTTCCTTCAACATGCAGTACAGCGTgtacggcggcggcggcggtgcgGGCGGCCACCCACACGCGCACGTGCATCACCGCGGGCCCGCGCTGCCCAAGGTGAAGACGCCCGCGGGCCACGTGTATGAATACATCCCCCACCCACTGGGCCACATGTGCAAAAACCCCATTTACCGCTCCCGAGAGGGCAACTCCGTAGAGGATTACAAAGACCTGCACGAGCTCAAGGTCACCTACAGCAGCAACCAccacctgcagcagcagcagcagccgccgccgccaccgcagcagccacagcagcagcCCCCGccgcagctgcagctgcagcccgGGGAGGAGGAGAGGCGGGAAAGCCACCACTTGCGGAGCCCCGCCTACAGCGTCAGCACCATCGAGCCCCGGGAGGACCTGCTGTCGCCGGTGCAGGACGCCGACCGCTTTTACAGGGGCATTTTAGAACCAGACAAACACTGCTCCACCACCCCCGCCGGCAATAGCCTCCCGGAATATCCCAAATTCCCGTGCAGCCCCGCTGCTTACACTTTCTCCCCCAACTATGACCTGAGACGCCCCCATCAGTATTTGCATCCGGGGGCAGGGGACAGCAGGCTACGGGAACCGGTGCTCTACAGCCCCCCGAGTGCTGTCTTTGTAGAACCCAACCGGAACGAATATCTGGagttaaaagcaaaactaaacGTTGAGCCGGACTACCTCGAAGTGCTGGAAAAACAGACCACATTTAGCCAGTTCTAA